A window from Leishmania donovani BPK282A1 complete genome, chromosome 27 encodes these proteins:
- a CDS encoding mitochondrial RNA binding protein 1, whose product MFRLVSASLSLATASASSVRFQSSSAMPAMNQNRRSQNRRNFISTNSLPKFEIHDVRDDPEHGSMTRVSVDGKQLLVSQFPQLGPRKADPNDTTPQFDRGRRISMRFRHIDLAGFVSVVENRIPSHHVKNNAFEMAFEKTTNGYVLKGQVHRSNSQANEEWAVRFENQFAVTMEHFLESALTESFGFAQHQRALARGDSPPSDSPQNNQDRNRNQNRNQSRRRNNNSNAENQES is encoded by the coding sequence atGTTCCGCCTCGTGTCTGCAAGCCTTTctctggcgacggcgtccgcCTCGTCGGTGCGCTTCCAGTCCAGTTCCGCCATGCCTGCCATGAACCAAAACCGGCGCAGCCAGAACCGCCGCAACTTTATCTCTACGAACTCGCTGCCCAAGTTCGAGATACACGACGTGCGCGATGACCCGGAGCACGGGAGTATGACCCGTGTGTCGGTAGACGGCAAGCAGCTGCTTGTTTCTCAGTTCCCGCAACTCGGCCCTCGCAAGGCGGACCCGAACGACACGACCCCGCAGTTTGACCGGGGCCGTCGTATCTCGATGCGCTTCCGTCATATTGACCTTGCCGGCTTCGTCAGCGTCGTCGAGAACCGCATCCCGAGCCACCACGTCAAGAACAACGCTTTCGAAATGGCGTTTGAGAAGACGACGAACGGCTACGTGTTGAAGGGCCAGGTGCACCGAAGCAACTCGCAGGCCAATGAGGAGTGGGCGGTTCGCTTCGAGAATCAGTTTGCCGTAACGATGGAGCACTTCCTCGAGAGCGCGCTGACGGAGAGCTTCGGGTTCGCCCAGCACCAGCGGGCCCTGGCGCGGGGGGACAGTCCACCGAGCGACAGCCCCCAAAACAACCAGGACCGCAACAGAAACCAAAACCGCAATCAAAGCCGTCGTCGtaacaacaacagcaacgccgAAAACCAAGAGAGCTGA
- a CDS encoding vesicular-fusion ATPase-like protein, putative: MFHSLYRLCQCAKLSFTILVLSVCILPCVDVLARAQAEDAAPEILYVRGCRDGAAEARETTGCFAARAGASVSSPTALAPIASVTLSLQGVHLPSEVRDTDNGDSQAVLHRVLLQEHRRPPLLGQEQSEADTRLLEKIVLTCSRPTASLVFPTQLISCELENPLLSLAGVESMTPQLLRLVSQPMWFDVRLEERRSGEEAYRTVTVLRRAVELRVSNTTSAKDETAAETPRGHAEKVSWEEVRQHPLERLYAPLPASQDRAKRVDEPYDGDGAANGDEMWAELGIGGLKRELRTLFRRVFLSRLPSLAPLAEALHLQHVRGVILYGPPGNGKTLIARNLFRLLGPNTRLSVVNAADILSKFVGESEKNLRDVFEGYDIGTTSKEETAQQENERFDRSAYKRSDATKKGALLVLVIDEFEALFRRRGHSSDESSAKAVYDGVTNTLLSLMDGVKSRNDLLVVGLTNRLQAIDSALLRPGRFEVLIEIPAPDVPGREDIFFIHTARLREQNFLAPDVVLRDLALESGGFSGSDIAGTVRSALSYALLRYRRDGLFQGGPQSKEANEGSSGLADAEMIGHRAGDVGGLDLEGTGGSGSMSSSASSPSLFKVTREDFEHAFKDIRSAKDETSVLSQLSADGDRASAEIVDHDGTVSNNIKRATAVIERVMKSNRTVTGMLVITGAPGTGKSTVARALTRVYDFTTVRYLSCRRVAQLPDHEEQLGKLRDALNDASHTESGIVVLDDYDVLVGVMGTGGYAGNTLRSLLYEYMHRSGGVSRALVANSPLAVADEAGGNVAMNAESRVSADRNHRILVLTSSLSSVLQQFSFDAHLRVHPVLRRGAEALLQEYRVADPVQSVKAAAAYPVSMSYRTFLRITDMSLQRWVQEVENTAAAIGDSQSSDVESSESTMELPAYFATSDQMRAVYNEMRARQVAANFYAVGDDAASHSFVPAVRTTVADMGLIDPYQGWGGEGSDDEDGKEAAVDVDELVGAADELLW, encoded by the coding sequence ATGTTCCACTCGCTGTATCGTCTGTGCCAGTGTGCCAAGCTCTCGTTTACTATCTTGGTGCTCTCTGTGTGTATCCTGCCATGCGTGGACGTCCTTGCTAGAGCGCAGGCAGAAGATGCTGCGCCAGAAATCTTGTacgtgcgcggctgccgcgacggTGCGGCTGAGGCACGGGAGACGACCGGTTGCTTTGCGGCACGCGCCGGCGCGTCCGTATCGTCGCCGACTGCACTGGCCCCAATCGCGAGTGTCACGCTCTCCTTGCAGGGTGTGCACCTTCCGTCAGAGGTTCGAGACACGGACAACGGTGACTCGCAGGCGGTACTGCAccgggtgctgctgcaggagcatCGCCGTCCACCGCTGCTTGGTCAGGAGCAGAGCGAAGCCGACACACGCCTGCTAGAGAAGATTGTCCTGACCTGCAGCCGACCCACGGCTTCGCTGGTGTTCCCTACACAGCTGATCTCGTGCGAGCTGGAAAACCCGCTTCTCAGCCTCGCTGGCGTGGAGAGCATGACACCGCAGCTGTTGCGGCTGGTGAGCCAGCCGATGTGGTTCGACGTACGTCTTGAggagcgacgcagcggcgaggaagcTTACCGCACCGTTACCGTACTGCGCCGTGCGGTGGAGTTGCGGGTGAGCAACACGACAAGCGCCAAAGACGAGACGGCCGCCGAGACGCCGCGGGGGCACGCAGAGAAGGTGTCATGGGAGGAGGTGCGTCAGCACCCACTGGAGCGTCTGTACGCGCCGTTGCCCGCATCTCAGGACCGCGCCAAGCGCGTGGACGAGCCGTacgatggcgacggcgcagcgaaTGGCGATGAGATGTGGGCGGAGCTCGGTATCGGCGGCCTCAAGCGTGAGCTCCGCACACTGTTCCGCcgcgtctttctctctcggcTTCCGTCTTTGGCACCGCTCGCCGAAGCGTTGCATCTGCAGCACGTGCGCGGTGTCATTCTCTACGGACCGCCCGGGAACGGCAAAACCCTCATTGCGCGCAACTTGTTCCGCTTGCTGGGCCCTAACACGCGCCTCTCCGTCGTGAACGCGGCGGACATCTTGTCGAAGTTTGTCGGCGAGTCGGAAAAGAACTTGCGGGACGTGTTCGAGGGATACGACATCGGCACGACATCCAAGGAGGAGAcagcgcagcaggagaaCGAGAGGTTTGACCGTTCGGCGTACAAGAGGAGTGACGCAACGAAGAAgggtgcgctgctggtgctcgTGATTGACGAGTTCGAGGCgctcttccgccgccgcggccactCTAGCGATGAGAGCTCTGCCAAGGCAGTGTACGACGGTGTGACGAACACACTGCTGTCTCTCATGGACGGCGTGAAGAGCCGGAACGACCTGCTGGTTGTCGGCTTGACGAATCGGCTGCAGGCGATCGactcggcgctgctccgtcCTGGCCGTTTTGAGGTGCTCATCGAGATCCCCGCGCCGGACGTCCCTGGCCGCGAGGACATCTTTTTCATTCACACAGCGCGTCTGCGGGAGCAGAATTTCCTGGCACCCGACGTGGTTCTGCGAGATCTGGCACTGGAAAGCGGCGGTTTTTCCGGGTCTGACATTGCCGGCACGGTGCGCTCTGCCCTGAGCTACGCGTTGCTGCGGTATCGCAGGGATGGGCTCTTCCAGGGCGGCCCGCAGAGCAAGGAGGCCAACGAGGGTTCTTCTGGCTTGGCGGACGCGGAGATGATTGGCCACCGCGCAGGCGACGTTGGCGGGCTTGATCTGGAGGGCACAGGGGGGAGTGGCAGCATGAGCTcatccgcctcgtcgccTTCGCTGTTCAAAGTAACGCGGGAGGACTTTGAGCACGCCTTCAAGGACATCCGCAGTGCCAAAGATGAGACATCTGTGCTGTCGCAGCTCTCCGCTGACGGCGACAGGGCCAGTGCCGAGATTGTCGACCACGATGGCACCGTGAGCAATAACATCAAGAGGGCGACTGCGGTGATTGAGCGCGTGATGAAGAGCAACCGCACCGTGACAGGAATGCTCGTCATCACCGGAGCCCCAGGCACCGGTAAATCCACCGTGGCCCGAGCCCTCACCCGCGTCTACGACTTCACAACGGTGCGCTACCTCTCCTGCCgtcgcgtggcgcagctgcccgaTCACGAGGAGCAACTGGGAAAGCTGCGGGACGCTCTCAACGACGCCTCGCACACAGAAAGTGGGATCGTGGTCCTCGACGACTACGATGTTCTCGTCGGCGTCATGGGTACCGGTGGCTACGCCGGGaacacgctgcgcagcttGCTGTACGAGTACATGCACCGCTCGGGGGGCGTAAGCCGTGCCTTGGTCGCAAACTCACCGTTGGCGGTCGCTGATGAGGCAGGAGGTAACGTGGCTATGAACGCTGAAAGCCGTGTCTCGGCAGATCGCAACCACCGCATACTGGTGCTCACGTCATCCCTATCGTCGGTTCTACAGCAGTTTTCTTTCGAtgcgcacctgcgcgtgcatcCAGTGCTGCGACGCGGGGCAGAAGCCCTGCTGCAGGAGTATCGCGTGGCAGATCCAGTGCAATCAGtcaaggcggcagcggcctaCCCGGTGTCGATGAGCTACCGCACATTTCTCCGCATCACGGACATGTCCCTGCAGCGGTGGGTGCAGGAGGTCGAAAACACAGCGGCTGCCATTGGCGACTCGCAGTCGAGCGACGTGGAGTCGTCGGAGTCGACGATGGAGTTGCCGGCATACTTTGCCACGTCTGATCAGATGCGCGCCGTCTACAACGAGATGCGCGCGAGGCAGGTGGCTGCGAACTTTTACGCGGTgggcgacgatgccgccaGTCACAGCTTTGTCCCCGCAGTGCGCACCACAGTGGCAGATATGGGGCTGATTGACCCGTACCAAGGCTGGGGGGGCGAGGGTAGCGACGATGAGGACGGCAAGGAGGCCGCGGTGGACGTAGACGAGCTTGTGGGCGCTGCGGATGAACTACTGTGGTAG
- a CDS encoding cysteine desulfurase, putative has product MRCVSRVFFCAAASTANSAGAASKAAAAVAAPPSTLPVFKTRPIYMDNQATTPLDPRVLDAMLPYMTEEYGNPNSRTHQYGWSAEEAVEKARKQVADLIGASPKEIFFTSGATECNNIAIKGVGNFLKAKKNHIITLQTEHKCVLDSCRYLEMEGFEVTYLPVQKNGILDLKVLEAAIKPTTCLVSCMAAHNEIGVLQPIREIGALCHSKKVLFHTDAAQALGKVKVDVNADNIDVMSMSSHKVYGPKGCGALYVRRRPRVRIRSPVSGGGQERGVRSGTVATALVVGMGAACEVAMKEWERDAAHTQRLQERLLNGLQSRLSHLVVNGDLKHRLPGNLNISFSCVEGESLLMGMKDVAVSSGSACTSASLEPSYVLRALGVDAENAHTSIRFGIGRFTTAKEVDLVIEECVKNVERLRELSPLWDLMQEGKTLADVQWR; this is encoded by the coding sequence ATGCGGTGCGTGTCGCGTGTCTTtttctgcgctgctgcctcgacGGCCAACAGTGCCGGGGCAGCCTCCaaggctgccgcagctgttgctgcccCTCCGTCCACTCTGCCCGTCTTCAAGACTCGACCGATCTACATGGATAATCAGGCCACCACCCCGCTGGACCCCCGCGTGCTGGATGCGATGCTGCCCTACATGACGGAGGAGTACGGCAACCCGAACAGTCGCACCCATCAGTACGGCTGGAGCGCTGAGGAGGCGGTCGAGAAGGCGCGCAAGCAGGTCGCTGATTTGATTGGCGCAAGCCCAAAGGAGATCTTCTTCACTAGTGGCGCGACGGAGTGCAACAACATCGCCATCAAGGGCGTCGGCAACTTCCTCAAGGCCAAGAAGAACCACATCATCACGCTACAGACCGAGCACAAGTGCGTGCTCGACTCGTGCCGCTACCTGGAGATGGAGGGCTTCGAGGTGACTTACCTGCCGGTGCAGAAGAACGGAATTTTGGACCTGAAGGTGTTGGAGGCGGCGATCAAGCCCACCACATGCCTCGTCTCCTGCATGGCGGCGCACAACGAGAttggcgtgctgcagcccaTCCGCGAGATCGGGGCGCTGTGCCACTCCAAGAAGGTCCTCTTCCACACCGACGCGGCACAAGCTCTGGGCAAGGTCAAGGTCGACGTGAACGCCGACAACATTGATGTCATGTCAATGTCCTCGCATAAGGTTTACGGTCCGAAAGGCTGCGGTGCCCTCTACGTGCGGCGTCGCCCGCGCGTGCGCATTCGCTCCCctgtcagcggcggcgggcagGAGCGTGGCGTTCggagcggcaccgtcgcgaCTGCGCTCGTTGTCGGCATGGGCGCTGCTTGTGAGGTTGCCATGAAGGAGTGGgagcgcgacgcggcgcacacgcagaggctGCAGGAACGTCTGCTGAACGGACTGCAGAGTCGCCTGTCACACCTTGTCGTGAACGGTGACTTGAAACACCGTCTGCCGGGAAACCTAAACATCAGCTTCTCCTGTGTGGAGGGCGAGAGTTTGCTCATGGGCATGAAGGATGTGGCGGTGTCAAGCGGTAGCGCCTGCACGAGCGCATCGCTCGAGCCCAGCTACGTCCTCCGCGCCCTAGGCGTTGACGCTGAAAACGCGCACACCTCCATCCGCTTTGGCATTGGCCGCTTTACCACTGCGAAGGAGGTGGACCTCGTCATCGAGGAGTGCGTCAAGAACGtcgagcgcctgcgcgagTTATCGCCGCTGTGGGATTTGATGCAGGAGGGCAAGACGCTTGCGGACGTGCAGTGGCGTTAG
- a CDS encoding vesicular transport protein (CDC48 homologue), putative, with amino-acid sequence MPGMSDRLKDRLKQMARQTPNGYRKQRPGSGPRHFADDNYPFHAKRPRDEEEEGPQSSKSGSSRVHSGKEAGKSASGDGEGEVLGVIPKITLEDMGGLAKELPVIKELIELPVRMPHLFNCLGADPPCGVLLHGPPGVGKTKLVHAIAGSLQVPLFFVAAPEIVSGISGDSEAKLRNLFMDAIAAAPSIVFIDEIDTIAGRREDAQRAMESRIVGQLLTCMDQVSQAWRQHNKVVCVMGATNRPEALDTALRRAGRFDREIALGIPSIDERQSILSIICAKINLSDGVDFFELANMTPGYVGADLHLLVKEACILAIRRKYKELDERGAVDDVKTEELSGFCVTFDELKEATTRVQPSAMREGFTTIPNVSWDDVGALEDVREELMTSILQPIRAPKLHHRFGLDHPVGVLLYGPPGCGKTLVAKAIANQSGANFISIKGPELLNKFVGESERSVRMVFARGRASAPCVLFFDELDALAPRRGSDRANPSSERVVNQLLTELDGVEGRKDVYVIGATNRPDMIDSAMLRPGRLDKLLYVPLPSPAQRESILRTHARKYPVDAEVSLERLAHDERLTGFSGADLAALMREASLTALKGVYKSHTKDELEELERDITGKSADTADLPTITADNFEASLAKIKPSVSAADRANYENMSIEIRNNAKNTD; translated from the coding sequence ATGCCAGGCATGAGTGACCGCCTCAAGGACAGGCTGAAGCAGATGGCTCGGCAGACCCCCAACGGGTACCGTAAGCAGCGCCCCGGCAGCGGCCCACGGCACTTCGCCGACGACAACTACCCTTTTCACGCAAAGCGGCCGcgtgacgaggaggaggaagggccGCAGAGTAGCAagtccggcagcagccgtgttCACAGTGGCAAGGAGGCGGGAAagagcgccagcggcgacggggagggcgaggtgcTCGGTGTCATCCCGAAGATCACCCTCGAAGACATGGGCGGCTTGGCCAAGGAGCTGCCGGTAATAAAAGAGCTCATTGAGCTGCCCGTCCGCATGCCGCACCTCTTTAACTGCCTCGGTGCAGATCCGCCGTGCGGCGTCCTGCTGCATGGCCCGCCGGGTGTCGGCAAGACAAAGCTCGTCCACGCCATCGCCGGCTCGCTGCAGGTGCCCCTCTTTTTTGTCGCGGCGCCAGAGATCGTCTCCGGCATCAGCGGTGACAGCGAGGCAAAGCTGAGGAACTTGTTCATGGACGCCatagcggcggcgccgagcaTTGTTTTCATCGACGAGATCGACACCATCGCGGGCCGTCGCGAGGACGCCCAGCGCGCAATGGAGAGTCGCATCGTTGGACAGCTGCTTACGTGCATGGATCAGGTGTCGCAGGCCTGGCGACAGCACAACAAGGTGGTTTGCGTCATGGGGGCGACAAACCGCCCAGAGGCGTTGGacacggcgctgcgccgcgccggccgGTTCGATCGGGAAATTGCCCTCGGCATCCCCTCAATCGACGAGCGACAGAGCATCCTCAGTATCATCTGCGCGAAAATCAACTTGTCCGACGGCGTCGATTTCTTTGAGCTCGCCAACATGACCCCCGGCTACGTCGGCGCAGACCTGCACCTTCTCGTCAAGGAGGCTTGCATCCTCGCCATCCGCCGCAAGTACAAGGAGCTGGACGAGCGTGGCGCTGTGGACGATGTAAAGACGGAAGAGCTCTCCGGGTTCTGCGTCACATTCGAtgagctgaaggaggcgacgacgcgggTGCAGCCGTCGGCGATGCGAGAGGGCTTCACGACGATCCCGAACGTCTCGTGGGACGACGTCGGCGCCCTCGAGGACGTGCGCGAGGAGCTCATGACCAGCATCTTGCAGCCTATCCGCGCCCCGAAGTTGCATCACCGCTTCGGTCTCGACCACCCCgtcggcgtgctgctctACGGCCCACCGGGCTGCGGCAAGACACTGGTCGCAAAGGCAATCGCGAACCAATCGGGCGCCAACTTTATCTCCATCAAGGGTCCAGAGCTGCTCAACAAGTTCGTTGGCGAGAGTGAGCGCAGCGTGCGCATGGTCTTCGCGCGTGGGCGGGCCAGCGCCCCATGCGTCCTCTTTTTCGACGAGCTGGATGCACTGGCACCGCGCCGCGGGTCGGACCGGGCAAACCCGAGCAGCGAGCGCGTAGTGAACCAGCTGCTGACCGAGCTGGACGGTGTGGAGGGGCGCAAGGATGTTTACGTGATCGGGGCCACGAACCGCCCCGATATGATCGATTCTGCCATGCTGCGCCCAGGTCGCCTGGACAAACTGTTAtacgtgccgctgccgtcgcctgcgcagcgtgaATCGATTCTGCGGACGCACGCCCGCAAGTACCCGGTGGATGCCGAGGTGAGCCTGGAAAGGCTGGCGCATGACGAGCGGCTCACCggcttcagcggcgccgacttGGCCGCCCTAATGCGCGAGGCGTCGCTGACCGCACTGAAGGGCGTGTACAAGTCCCACACGAAAgacgagctggaggagctggagcgcgaCATCACCGGCAAGAGCGCCGATACGGCGGATCTGCCCACCATTACGGCAGACAACTTCGAGGCGAGCTTGGCAAAGATCAAGCCGTCGGTGTCTGCGGCGGATCGGGCAAATTATGAGAACATGAGCATCGAGATACGCAACAACGCCAAGAATACCGACTAA